Proteins from one Mercurialis annua linkage group LG7, ddMerAnnu1.2, whole genome shotgun sequence genomic window:
- the LOC126656256 gene encoding F-box/FBD/LRR-repeat protein At1g13570-like: MDNPPAKKIGNSSRSDIISNLPSNIINNILSCLPIQEAVATSILSKEWRFKWRCLSKLYLLHETTRTNISLGYHKVLELPDICFRCASDISTTFSMIMSSPNLEMLEIGSIAHCEIHPLATEFLEVKDPLANELKKLRVVKVKLGYTTAIRPELEFIEILLARSVELEKMFIQPAEGTVCVELLEFVKKIIQFQRLSEKAKIELL; encoded by the exons ATG gaTAATCCGCCGGCCAAAAAGATTGGGAACAGCTCAAGATCCGATATAATCAGTAACTTGCCGAGTAATATCATAAATAACATTCTAAGTTGTCTGCCGATTCAAGAAGCAGTGGCGACTAGTATTTTGTCAAAAGAATGGAGGTTCAAGTGGAGATGTCTTTCCAAATTG tacCTGCTTCATGAAACAACGCGAACGAATATTTCTCTTGGCTATCATAAAGTTCTCGAACTGCCTGATATATGTTTTCGGTGTGCGAGTGATATCTCTACTACTTTTAGCATGATCATGAGCTCTCCTAACTTGGAGATGCTCGAGATTGGG TCTATTGCTCATTGTGAAATTCATCCTCTTGCTACGGAATTTTTAGAAGTAAAAGACCCCTTAGCTAATGAACTGAAAAAACTTCGAGTGGTGAAGGTGAAGCTTGGATACACAACAGCAATAAGACCTGAACTAGAATTCATTGAAATTCTATTGGCTCGATCAGTAGAATTAGAAAAGATGTTTATACAGCCTGCCGAAGGAACAGTTTGTGTGGAATTATTGGAGTTTGTGAAAAAGATAATTCAATTTCAACGTTTATCAGAGAAagcaaaaattgaattattatgA
- the LOC126656254 gene encoding uncharacterized protein LOC126656254 isoform X4, with translation MTGIRNIGKRICKTGSSMVSFDGCVGEIIVPEYVLKCIGCEGHLSHSSYSKLSHHFQQFGHYARCLRLQSVLCIGETCQLLRNCRLQSLTLRWIRSEEHVDGLCKLLVQNSETLTSLEFIHCKLSSTSIDAICRSLEIKNRQTHGIQNLSIRTSVFLEANLMSLPPSLVSFLSSGRSLCSLRFSGNHLDRNFARILFTLLFDASSSVSILDLSDNTIAGWLSSFNRGSSSRAPLSLEMSNCLQSLRVLQLRNNNLRNYDVTSLRYTLLCMPNLEVLDLGENPIEDEGIKCLIPYFAEAMERCSPLVELNLENCDLSCEGVTLLLDTLSTLQKQLKSLTLADNGLGSPVAGALRKYLGTSIRELNIGGIGLGKAGFKELHKGLMGELSIVKINISKNCGGLETVYFLTKLMSLAPDLVDVNASYNLMPAESSTLICSALKAAKGKLQRLDLTGNSWYFQQNHTSLLAEFQHNGRPVVILPSFLAPNIPYDDDP, from the exons ATGACTGGCATCAGAAATATTGGGAAACGCATTTGCAAAA CAGGATCATCGATGGTATCCTTTGATGGTTGCGTTGGGGAGATAATTGTTCCAG AGTATGTACTGAAATGCATTGGTTGTGAAGGACATTTGAGTCATTCATCCTATTCAAAATTATCTCATCACTTCCAACAATTTGGTCACTATGCTAG ATGTCTGAGACTTCAAAGTGTTTTATGCATCGGAGAAACGTGT CAATTATTGAGGAATTGCCGATTGCAGAGTTTGACATTGCGGTGGATCAGATCAGAGGAACAT GTTGATGGATTATGCAAACTGCTGGTCCAAAACAGTGAAACATTGACATCTCTTGAATTTATTCACTGCAAGCTTTCATCAACATCTATTGATGCAATATGTAGGtctttagaaataaaaaatagacaaaCACATGGAATACAGAACCTCTCAATCAGGACATCAGTCTTCCTTGAAGCTAACCTAATGTCTTTACCTCCTTCCCTAGTATCATTTCTTTCGTCCGGAAG GTCCCTGTGTTCATTAAGATTTTCTGGTAACCACCTAGATCGGAATTTTGCACGGATCCTTTTTACTTTGCTTTTTGATGCCTCTTCTAGTGTATCCATCCTTGATCTTTCAGACAACACT ATAGCAGGGTGGCTTTCTAGTTTCAACAGGGGCTCCTCAAGCAGGGCCCCATTATCTTTGGAGATGAGCAATTGTTTGCAATCCTTACGCGTCCTTCAGTTAAG GAATAACAATCTTCGCAACTATGATGTGACGAGTCTTAGATACACACTTCTTTGTATGCCTAATTTGGAGGTGCTGGATTTAGGCGAAAATCCCATTGAGGATGAAGGAATCAA ATGTTTAATCCCTTATTTTGCTGAGGCAATGGAAAGATGCTCTCCACTGGTGGAGTTGAATTTAGAGAATTGTGATTTGTCCTGCGAAGGAGTTACTCTTCTCTTAGACACCCTTTCAACCCTACAAAAACAGCTGAAATCTCTCACGCTTGCAGATAATGGCCTCGGCAG CCCAGTAGCTGGAGCCTTGAGAAAGTATTTAGGCACTTCTATCAGAGAACTTAATATTGGAGGCATTGGACTGGGCAAAGCTGGCTTTAAGGAGCTACATAAGGGTTTGATGGGAGAATTGAGTATTGTCAAGATCAACATAAG CAAAAACTGTGGTGGACTTGAAACTGTATATTTTTTGACAAAGCTCATGTCATTGGCTCCAGATCTTGTGGATGTTAATGCATCTTACAATCTTATGCCTGCAGAATCATCAACTCTCATATGCTCAGCTCTGAAGGCCGCAAAAG GTAAACTTCAGCGGTTGGACTTGACTGGGAATAGTTGGTACTTTCAGCAAAATCATACTTCATTGCTTGCTGAATTCCAACATAATGGAAGGCCTGTTGTAATTCTCCCGTCATTCCTTGCCCCAAATATTCCTTATGATGATGATCCATAG
- the LOC126656254 gene encoding uncharacterized protein LOC126656254 isoform X2, whose translation MTEPPSLIFLAIQAIKHQLLDGDDSLQLSDLYELPSHLFDSLVTQLPPLALHKLQIEMPYENSDGYDECSSKTGKKRGRSCIFDTEWKNLFRSRWSLIVDNIDTDDWHQKYWETHLQNCLDEAAGSSMVSFDGCVGEIIVPEYVLKCIGCEGHLSHSSYSKLSHHFQQFGHYARCLRLQSVLCIGETCQLLRNCRLQSLTLRWIRSEEHVDGLCKLLVQNSETLTSLEFIHCKLSSTSIDAICRSLEIKNRQTHGIQNLSIRTSVFLEANLMSLPPSLVSFLSSGRSLCSLRFSGNHLDRNFARILFTLLFDASSSVSILDLSDNTIAGWLSSFNRGSSSRAPLSLEMSNCLQSLRVLQLRCLIPYFAEAMERCSPLVELNLENCDLSCEGVTLLLDTLSTLQKQLKSLTLADNGLGSPVAGALRKYLGTSIRELNIGGIGLGKAGFKELHKGLMGELSIVKINISKNCGGLETVYFLTKLMSLAPDLVDVNASYNLMPAESSTLICSALKAAKGKLQRLDLTGNSWYFQQNHTSLLAEFQHNGRPVVILPSFLAPNIPYDDDP comes from the exons ATGACAGAACCTCCATCTTTGATATTTCTAGCCATACAAGCAATTAAGCACCAACTACTTGACG GTGATGATAGTTTgcaattatctgatttatatgAGCTTCCGTCGCATTTGTTCGACAGTTTAGTCACTCAATTACCTCCATTGGCTTTGCACAAGCTGCAAATCGAAAT GCCTTACGAGAATTCGGATGGTTATGATGAATGTAGCTCGAAAACTGGAAAAAAGCGTGGGAG AAGTTGTATTTTTGATACGGAATGGAAGAATCTTTTTAGGTCGCGGTGGTCTCTGATTGTTGACAATATTGATACAGATGACTGGCATCAGAAATATTGGGAAACGCATTTGCAAAA TTGTCTCGATGAAGCAGCAGGATCATCGATGGTATCCTTTGATGGTTGCGTTGGGGAGATAATTGTTCCAG AGTATGTACTGAAATGCATTGGTTGTGAAGGACATTTGAGTCATTCATCCTATTCAAAATTATCTCATCACTTCCAACAATTTGGTCACTATGCTAG ATGTCTGAGACTTCAAAGTGTTTTATGCATCGGAGAAACGTGT CAATTATTGAGGAATTGCCGATTGCAGAGTTTGACATTGCGGTGGATCAGATCAGAGGAACAT GTTGATGGATTATGCAAACTGCTGGTCCAAAACAGTGAAACATTGACATCTCTTGAATTTATTCACTGCAAGCTTTCATCAACATCTATTGATGCAATATGTAGGtctttagaaataaaaaatagacaaaCACATGGAATACAGAACCTCTCAATCAGGACATCAGTCTTCCTTGAAGCTAACCTAATGTCTTTACCTCCTTCCCTAGTATCATTTCTTTCGTCCGGAAG GTCCCTGTGTTCATTAAGATTTTCTGGTAACCACCTAGATCGGAATTTTGCACGGATCCTTTTTACTTTGCTTTTTGATGCCTCTTCTAGTGTATCCATCCTTGATCTTTCAGACAACACT ATAGCAGGGTGGCTTTCTAGTTTCAACAGGGGCTCCTCAAGCAGGGCCCCATTATCTTTGGAGATGAGCAATTGTTTGCAATCCTTACGCGTCCTTCAGTTAAG ATGTTTAATCCCTTATTTTGCTGAGGCAATGGAAAGATGCTCTCCACTGGTGGAGTTGAATTTAGAGAATTGTGATTTGTCCTGCGAAGGAGTTACTCTTCTCTTAGACACCCTTTCAACCCTACAAAAACAGCTGAAATCTCTCACGCTTGCAGATAATGGCCTCGGCAG CCCAGTAGCTGGAGCCTTGAGAAAGTATTTAGGCACTTCTATCAGAGAACTTAATATTGGAGGCATTGGACTGGGCAAAGCTGGCTTTAAGGAGCTACATAAGGGTTTGATGGGAGAATTGAGTATTGTCAAGATCAACATAAG CAAAAACTGTGGTGGACTTGAAACTGTATATTTTTTGACAAAGCTCATGTCATTGGCTCCAGATCTTGTGGATGTTAATGCATCTTACAATCTTATGCCTGCAGAATCATCAACTCTCATATGCTCAGCTCTGAAGGCCGCAAAAG GTAAACTTCAGCGGTTGGACTTGACTGGGAATAGTTGGTACTTTCAGCAAAATCATACTTCATTGCTTGCTGAATTCCAACATAATGGAAGGCCTGTTGTAATTCTCCCGTCATTCCTTGCCCCAAATATTCCTTATGATGATGATCCATAG
- the LOC126656254 gene encoding uncharacterized protein LOC126656254 isoform X1, whose translation MTEPPSLIFLAIQAIKHQLLDGDDSLQLSDLYELPSHLFDSLVTQLPPLALHKLQIEMPYENSDGYDECSSKTGKKRGRSCIFDTEWKNLFRSRWSLIVDNIDTDDWHQKYWETHLQNCLDEAAGSSMVSFDGCVGEIIVPEYVLKCIGCEGHLSHSSYSKLSHHFQQFGHYARCLRLQSVLCIGETCQLLRNCRLQSLTLRWIRSEEHVDGLCKLLVQNSETLTSLEFIHCKLSSTSIDAICRSLEIKNRQTHGIQNLSIRTSVFLEANLMSLPPSLVSFLSSGRSLCSLRFSGNHLDRNFARILFTLLFDASSSVSILDLSDNTIAGWLSSFNRGSSSRAPLSLEMSNCLQSLRVLQLRNNNLRNYDVTSLRYTLLCMPNLEVLDLGENPIEDEGIKCLIPYFAEAMERCSPLVELNLENCDLSCEGVTLLLDTLSTLQKQLKSLTLADNGLGSPVAGALRKYLGTSIRELNIGGIGLGKAGFKELHKGLMGELSIVKINISKNCGGLETVYFLTKLMSLAPDLVDVNASYNLMPAESSTLICSALKAAKGKLQRLDLTGNSWYFQQNHTSLLAEFQHNGRPVVILPSFLAPNIPYDDDP comes from the exons ATGACAGAACCTCCATCTTTGATATTTCTAGCCATACAAGCAATTAAGCACCAACTACTTGACG GTGATGATAGTTTgcaattatctgatttatatgAGCTTCCGTCGCATTTGTTCGACAGTTTAGTCACTCAATTACCTCCATTGGCTTTGCACAAGCTGCAAATCGAAAT GCCTTACGAGAATTCGGATGGTTATGATGAATGTAGCTCGAAAACTGGAAAAAAGCGTGGGAG AAGTTGTATTTTTGATACGGAATGGAAGAATCTTTTTAGGTCGCGGTGGTCTCTGATTGTTGACAATATTGATACAGATGACTGGCATCAGAAATATTGGGAAACGCATTTGCAAAA TTGTCTCGATGAAGCAGCAGGATCATCGATGGTATCCTTTGATGGTTGCGTTGGGGAGATAATTGTTCCAG AGTATGTACTGAAATGCATTGGTTGTGAAGGACATTTGAGTCATTCATCCTATTCAAAATTATCTCATCACTTCCAACAATTTGGTCACTATGCTAG ATGTCTGAGACTTCAAAGTGTTTTATGCATCGGAGAAACGTGT CAATTATTGAGGAATTGCCGATTGCAGAGTTTGACATTGCGGTGGATCAGATCAGAGGAACAT GTTGATGGATTATGCAAACTGCTGGTCCAAAACAGTGAAACATTGACATCTCTTGAATTTATTCACTGCAAGCTTTCATCAACATCTATTGATGCAATATGTAGGtctttagaaataaaaaatagacaaaCACATGGAATACAGAACCTCTCAATCAGGACATCAGTCTTCCTTGAAGCTAACCTAATGTCTTTACCTCCTTCCCTAGTATCATTTCTTTCGTCCGGAAG GTCCCTGTGTTCATTAAGATTTTCTGGTAACCACCTAGATCGGAATTTTGCACGGATCCTTTTTACTTTGCTTTTTGATGCCTCTTCTAGTGTATCCATCCTTGATCTTTCAGACAACACT ATAGCAGGGTGGCTTTCTAGTTTCAACAGGGGCTCCTCAAGCAGGGCCCCATTATCTTTGGAGATGAGCAATTGTTTGCAATCCTTACGCGTCCTTCAGTTAAG GAATAACAATCTTCGCAACTATGATGTGACGAGTCTTAGATACACACTTCTTTGTATGCCTAATTTGGAGGTGCTGGATTTAGGCGAAAATCCCATTGAGGATGAAGGAATCAA ATGTTTAATCCCTTATTTTGCTGAGGCAATGGAAAGATGCTCTCCACTGGTGGAGTTGAATTTAGAGAATTGTGATTTGTCCTGCGAAGGAGTTACTCTTCTCTTAGACACCCTTTCAACCCTACAAAAACAGCTGAAATCTCTCACGCTTGCAGATAATGGCCTCGGCAG CCCAGTAGCTGGAGCCTTGAGAAAGTATTTAGGCACTTCTATCAGAGAACTTAATATTGGAGGCATTGGACTGGGCAAAGCTGGCTTTAAGGAGCTACATAAGGGTTTGATGGGAGAATTGAGTATTGTCAAGATCAACATAAG CAAAAACTGTGGTGGACTTGAAACTGTATATTTTTTGACAAAGCTCATGTCATTGGCTCCAGATCTTGTGGATGTTAATGCATCTTACAATCTTATGCCTGCAGAATCATCAACTCTCATATGCTCAGCTCTGAAGGCCGCAAAAG GTAAACTTCAGCGGTTGGACTTGACTGGGAATAGTTGGTACTTTCAGCAAAATCATACTTCATTGCTTGCTGAATTCCAACATAATGGAAGGCCTGTTGTAATTCTCCCGTCATTCCTTGCCCCAAATATTCCTTATGATGATGATCCATAG
- the LOC126656254 gene encoding uncharacterized protein LOC126656254 isoform X3, translated as MTGIRNIGKRICKTAGSSMVSFDGCVGEIIVPEYVLKCIGCEGHLSHSSYSKLSHHFQQFGHYARCLRLQSVLCIGETCQLLRNCRLQSLTLRWIRSEEHVDGLCKLLVQNSETLTSLEFIHCKLSSTSIDAICRSLEIKNRQTHGIQNLSIRTSVFLEANLMSLPPSLVSFLSSGRSLCSLRFSGNHLDRNFARILFTLLFDASSSVSILDLSDNTIAGWLSSFNRGSSSRAPLSLEMSNCLQSLRVLQLRNNNLRNYDVTSLRYTLLCMPNLEVLDLGENPIEDEGIKCLIPYFAEAMERCSPLVELNLENCDLSCEGVTLLLDTLSTLQKQLKSLTLADNGLGSPVAGALRKYLGTSIRELNIGGIGLGKAGFKELHKGLMGELSIVKINISKNCGGLETVYFLTKLMSLAPDLVDVNASYNLMPAESSTLICSALKAAKGKLQRLDLTGNSWYFQQNHTSLLAEFQHNGRPVVILPSFLAPNIPYDDDP; from the exons ATGACTGGCATCAGAAATATTGGGAAACGCATTTGCAAAA CAGCAGGATCATCGATGGTATCCTTTGATGGTTGCGTTGGGGAGATAATTGTTCCAG AGTATGTACTGAAATGCATTGGTTGTGAAGGACATTTGAGTCATTCATCCTATTCAAAATTATCTCATCACTTCCAACAATTTGGTCACTATGCTAG ATGTCTGAGACTTCAAAGTGTTTTATGCATCGGAGAAACGTGT CAATTATTGAGGAATTGCCGATTGCAGAGTTTGACATTGCGGTGGATCAGATCAGAGGAACAT GTTGATGGATTATGCAAACTGCTGGTCCAAAACAGTGAAACATTGACATCTCTTGAATTTATTCACTGCAAGCTTTCATCAACATCTATTGATGCAATATGTAGGtctttagaaataaaaaatagacaaaCACATGGAATACAGAACCTCTCAATCAGGACATCAGTCTTCCTTGAAGCTAACCTAATGTCTTTACCTCCTTCCCTAGTATCATTTCTTTCGTCCGGAAG GTCCCTGTGTTCATTAAGATTTTCTGGTAACCACCTAGATCGGAATTTTGCACGGATCCTTTTTACTTTGCTTTTTGATGCCTCTTCTAGTGTATCCATCCTTGATCTTTCAGACAACACT ATAGCAGGGTGGCTTTCTAGTTTCAACAGGGGCTCCTCAAGCAGGGCCCCATTATCTTTGGAGATGAGCAATTGTTTGCAATCCTTACGCGTCCTTCAGTTAAG GAATAACAATCTTCGCAACTATGATGTGACGAGTCTTAGATACACACTTCTTTGTATGCCTAATTTGGAGGTGCTGGATTTAGGCGAAAATCCCATTGAGGATGAAGGAATCAA ATGTTTAATCCCTTATTTTGCTGAGGCAATGGAAAGATGCTCTCCACTGGTGGAGTTGAATTTAGAGAATTGTGATTTGTCCTGCGAAGGAGTTACTCTTCTCTTAGACACCCTTTCAACCCTACAAAAACAGCTGAAATCTCTCACGCTTGCAGATAATGGCCTCGGCAG CCCAGTAGCTGGAGCCTTGAGAAAGTATTTAGGCACTTCTATCAGAGAACTTAATATTGGAGGCATTGGACTGGGCAAAGCTGGCTTTAAGGAGCTACATAAGGGTTTGATGGGAGAATTGAGTATTGTCAAGATCAACATAAG CAAAAACTGTGGTGGACTTGAAACTGTATATTTTTTGACAAAGCTCATGTCATTGGCTCCAGATCTTGTGGATGTTAATGCATCTTACAATCTTATGCCTGCAGAATCATCAACTCTCATATGCTCAGCTCTGAAGGCCGCAAAAG GTAAACTTCAGCGGTTGGACTTGACTGGGAATAGTTGGTACTTTCAGCAAAATCATACTTCATTGCTTGCTGAATTCCAACATAATGGAAGGCCTGTTGTAATTCTCCCGTCATTCCTTGCCCCAAATATTCCTTATGATGATGATCCATAG
- the LOC126654738 gene encoding F-box/FBD/LRR-repeat protein At1g13570-like yields MDNPPAKKTGNSSRSDIISNLPSNIIDNILSCLPIQEAVATSILSKEWRFKWRYLSKLVFDKAFYWTSIKRSTGNPSNNLFFLNMYRVLLVHHGPILNFTFRVPLLESCDEIDRLMLYLSEKDVQEIFFMIEGNERYRLPSYLFSCVTLRRLTLSSCTFVVPLAFQGFVKLISFTLQSVHLSTNIFETFIPKCPLLERLSIQECDEFDNLDIDIPYLKFFEFSGDFKSLCFRKPCQHLSTVIFDGDLDACEPTKLLEYLPVVKHLRLGLSFVHNMLHETMPKKLSLGCLKVLELPDICFWRAGDISTAFSLILSSPNLEKLEIGSVGLHRRELATEFLEVKDPLANELKKLRVVKIKLGYTKAIKPELEFIKFLLAGSVELEKMFIQPDERTVAKEGLKILKRITRFQRSSKKAEIVYLNTDDDDEVGSDGNKG; encoded by the exons ATG gaTAATCCACCGGCCAAAAAGACTGGGAACAGCTCAAGATCCGATATAATCAGTAACTTGCCGAGTAATATCATAGATAATATTCTAAGTTGTCTGCCGATTCAAGAAGCAGTGGCGACTAGTATTTTGTCAAAGGAATGGAGGTTCAAGTGGAGATATCTTTCGAAATTGGTATTTGACAAAGCTTTTTATTGGACATCGATAAAACGCAGTACGGGAAATCCTAGCAATAATCTATTTTTTCTTAACATGTATAGAGTCTTATTAGTTCACCATGGACCCATTTTGAATTTTACTTTTCGTGTTCCGTTGTTAGAAAGTTGTGATGAGATTGACCGGTTGATGCTTTACTTGAGCGAGAAAGATGTTCAGGAAATTTTCTTTATGATTGAAGGAAATGAACGCTATAGATTGCCATCATATCTGTTCTCATGCGTGACATTGAGGCGCTTGACTTTGTCCTCATGTACTTTCGTAGTTCCATTGGCGTTTCAAGGATTTGTTAAGTTGATTTCTTTTACATTACAATCTGTTCATTTGAGTACAAATATATTTGAAACTTTCATTCCCAAATGCCCATTACTTGAAAGACTTTCTATACAAGAATGTGACGAATTTGATAACCTAGATATTGACATTCCTTATCTAAAGTTCTTCGAGTTCTCTGGTGATTTTAAGTCTCTTTGTTTTAGAAAACCTTGTCAGCATCTTTCAACGGTTATATTTGATGGAGATCTTGATGCTTGCGAACCGACCAAGCTTCTCGAATATCTGCCTGTCGTCAAGCACCTGCGACTCGGATTGAGCTTTGTGCAT AACATGCTTCATGAAACAATGCCAAAAAAACTTTCTCTTGGCTGTCTTAAAGTTCTTGAACTGCCTGATATATGTTTTTGGCGTGCGGGTGATATCTCCACAGCTTTTTCCTTGATTTTGAGCTCTCCTAACTTAGAGAAGCTGGAGATTGGG TCAGTTGGTCTTCATAGAAGAGAACTTGCTACGGAATTTTTAGAAGTAAAAGACCCCTTGGCTAATGAACTGAAAAAACTTCGAGTGGTGAAGATAAAGCTCGGATACACAAAAGCAATAAAACCTGAACTAGAATTCATCAAGTTTTTATTGGCTGGATCAGTAGAACTAGAAAAGATGTTTATACAGCCTGACGAAAGAACAGTTGCTAAGGAAGGACTTAAAATTCTGAAAAGGATAACTCGATTTCAACGTTCATCAAAGAAAGCAGAAATTGTATACCTAAATACTGATGACGATGATGAAGTTGGTAGTGATGGTAATAAAGGTTAG